Proteins encoded together in one Asterias rubens chromosome 4, eAstRub1.3, whole genome shotgun sequence window:
- the LOC117288954 gene encoding perlucin-like protein, with protein sequence MAAAEICPPDWHRYGESCYFIIKDKMDWYKARSTCVESRANLAIPNLQSEQDYIWKLYLKQFDQNPSTDLWIGCNDIEEEGTWQDCPLRGEPDAYENWADREPNNLFDEDCGSMVVAKNGNWDDKLCSSSIYQFHAVCERPITNTPVLCLQTGNDGRLISQYMLHHVLEELPGKSVVSCGKACRSHPRCRSFNLLEQDEGKMVCQLNNANRRQVADGDMKVNERCYFFDL encoded by the coding sequence ATGGCTGCAGCTGAAATCTGCCCTCCTGATTGGCACCGATACGGCGAGTCGTGTTACTTCATTATAAAGGACAAGATGGATTGGTACAAAGCAAGGAGCACTTGTGTCGAGTCAAGAGCAAACCTGGCCATACCAAACTTACAATCCGAACAGGATTACATATGGAAACTATACCTAAAACAGTTTGATCAGAACCCTTCTACCGATCTCTGGATTGGTTGTAATGACATCGAGGAGGAGGGAACCTGGCAGGACTGTCCGTTGAGGGGTGAACCCGACGCTTATGAGAATTGGGCTGATAGAGAACCCAATAATCTGTTCGATGAAGATTGTGGATCAATGGTGGTTGCAAAGAATGGCAACTGGGATGACAAGTTGTGCTCTTCGTCAATATACCAATTTCATGCAGTCTGCGAGCGCCCCATCACAAACACCCCGGTACTCTGCCTGCAGACCGGCAACGACGGTCGCCTCATTTCTCAGTACATGCTGCACCACGTCTTGGAGGAGCTACCGGGTAAGAGCGTCGTGTCGTGCGGGAAGGCTTGCCGATCACACCCCCGATGTCGCTCCTTCAATCTACTGGAGCAAGATGAAGGGAAGATGGTTTGCCAGCTTAACAACGCAAATCGCCGACAAGTGGCTGATGGTGACATGAAAGTCAATGAAAGATGCTACTTCTTCGATCTGTAG